Part of the Janibacter endophyticus genome is shown below.
AGGCGCATCGGCTTGAGCACCGACTGCGCGGCACCGGCCTTGGCGGCCCCCATGAGGCGGTGCGCCTCGGCGAGGAAGAGCGCACCTGACGCCAGCGCGGCGACGAGGTAGATCCACCCCATGCCGGCGACCGGCACGAGCACGAGCGAGGTCGCGACCATCACCCACGAGTACGCGACGATCTGCTTCGCGACCGTCGTCTGCTCCTGGACCACGGGGGCCATCGGGACACCCGCGCGCGCGTAGTCCTCGGTGAAGCGCATGGACAGCGGCCAGTAGTGCGGCGGCGTCCAGAAGAAGATCACGAGGAAGAGGATGACCGCGGGCCAGCCGACCTCGTTGCGGACCGCCGACCAGCCGATGAGCGTCGGCATGCAGCCGGCGATGCCGCCCCACACGATGTTCTGCGCCGTGCGGCGCTTGAGGATCATCGTGTAGCCGACGGCGTAGAGCAGGATCGCGCCGAGCGAGAGCAGCGCCGACAGCGGGTTGACGAGCAGCCACAGCCACACCGTCGAGACGGCCGTGAGGACGAGGCCGAAGGTCGTCGCCGCCCGTGGGCTGATCTCGCCGGTGACGAGCGGACGGTTCTCGGTCCGGTGCATCTTCGCGTCGATGTCCCGGTCGTAGACCATGTTGAAGGTGTTGGCCGCGCCGGCGCTCAGCGAGCCGCCGACGAGGGTCGCGAGGACGAGCCACAGGCTCGGCAGGCCCCGCTGGGCCAGGAACATCACGGGCACCGTCGTCACGAGCAGCAGCTCGATGATGCGGGGCTTGGTGAGCACGACGTAGGCCGCCACCGTGCGACGCCAGGTGTGCTCCGTCGCCGACGCGGGCACGGTCGGCCGGTCGATCGTCGTCACGAGTTCCTCGGGGCAGGGGGCGGGCAGTCCCCACATCGTATCGCCAGGCGTCGGCGCACCTCCCACCGCTCGCGCCAGCCGGTCTAGGCTGGCGACGACGTGCCCCCTCAACCCTGAGAGAGAAGCCAACTCGTGACCCCCTCGCAGCCCGCGAAGAAGACCACCGCCGGCAAGGCCGGGACCCGCACCCGGAGCGTCAAGAAGCCCGTCGCCCGCAAGGCCGGCTGGAGCGACCTCGACATCGCTGCGGTCGACACCGCCCGGCTGCTCGCCGCGGACGCGGTGCAGAAGAAGGGCGACGGTCACCCCGGCACGGCGATGAGCCTGGCCCCCGCGGCCTACCTCCTCTACCAGCAGGTCATGACGCACGACCCGAGCGACCCGGGGTGGCTCGGCCGCGACCGCTTCGTCCTCTCCTGCGGCCACTCGAGCCTGACCCAGTACGTCCAGCTCTACCTCAACGGCTACGGCCTCGAGCTCGACGACCTCAAGGCGCTGCGCACCTGGGGCAGCCAGACCCCCGGTCACCCCGAGGTCCACCACACCAAGGGCGTCGAGGTGACGACCGGCCCGCTCGGCTCCGGCCTGGCCACGGCCGTCGGCATGGCGATGGCGCAGCGCCGCCAGCGCGGCCTCCTCGACCCCGACGCCACGGCGGGCGAGTCCCCCTTCGACCACCACGTCTGGGTGCTCGCCTCCGACGGCGACATCATGGAGGGCGTCGCCTCCGAGGCGAGCTCGCTCGCCGGCCACCAGGAGCTCGGCAACCTCACGGTGATCTACGACGCCAACCAGATCTCCATCGAGGACGACACCGACATCTCCTTCAGCGAGGACGTCGCCAAGCGCTACGAGGCCTACGGCTGGGCGACCGCCGTCGTCGACTGGCGCAAGAACGGCGACGGCGCCGACTACGTCGAGAACGTCGACGCGCTCCTCGCCGCGTGCGAGAAGGCGAAGCGCTCGAAGAAGCCCACCCTCATCGAGCTCCGCACGATCATCGCCTGGCCCGCGCCGGACAAGCAGGACACCGGCGCCTCGCACGGCTCCGCGCTCGGCGACGACGAGGTCGCGGCGACCAAGGAGGTCCTCGGCTTCGACCCGAAGAAGACCTTCGCCGTCGACCGCAAGGTCCTCGCCCACGCGCGCAAGGTGGTGGGGCGCGGCCAGGCCGCGCACAAGGCGTGGGACAAGCGCTACGCCGCGTGGCGCAAGGCCAACCCGGAGGGCGCCGAGCTGCTCGACCGGCTCGAGGCCCGTGAGCTGCCCCAGGGCCTGACCAAGGCGCTGCCCAGCTTCCCCGCCGACATGGACAAGGGCGTCGCCACCCGTGCCGCCTCCGGCAAGGTGCTCACCGCCCTGGCTGACCTCATGCCCGAGCTGTGGGGCGGCTCGGCCGACCTCGCCGGCTCGAACAACACGACGATGGACGGCCAGCCGTCCTTCGTGCCGAAGAGCAAGCAGACCGAGATGTTCTCCGGCGGCCCCTACGGCCGGACGCTGCACTTCGGCATCCGCGAGAACGCCATGGGCATGGCCCTCAACGGCATCGCGCTCGAGGGACTGACCCGCCCCTACGGCGGCACCTTCCTCGTCTTCAGCGACTACATGCGCCCCGCCGTCCGGCTCGCCGCGCTGCAGCAGCTGCCGGTGACCTTCGTCTGGACGCACGACTCGATCGGCCTCGGCGAGGACGGCCCGACCCACCAGCCGATCGAGCACCTCGCCTCGCTGCGGGCGATGCCCGGCCTCGACGTCATCCGCCCCGCGGACGCCAACGAGACCGCCGTCGTCTGGGGCCAGCTGCTGAAGAACGACCGCACCGCGGCCCTCGCGCTCAGCCGGCAGAACCTCCCGGTCCTCGACCGCTCCACCTACGCCAAGGCGTCCGGTGCGGCGAAGGGGGCCTACGTCCTGTCCGAGGCGAAGGGGGGCAGCCCCGAGCTGATCCTCATCGCCACCGGCTCCGAGGTCGCCATCGCCCTCGAGGCCCAGAAGACCCTCGAGCGGGGCGGCACCCCGACCCGCGTCGTCTCGATGCCCTGCCGAGAGTGGTTCGAGCGGCAGAGCCGCCGCTACCAGGACGAGGTCCTGCCGAAGTCGGTCAAGGCCCGCGTCTCGGTCGAGGCCGGCGTCGCGATGGGCTGGCACGACCTCGTCGGCGACTCGGGTCGCTGCGTGAGCATCGAGCACTTCGGTGCCAGCGCCGACCACAAGACCCTCTACGAGAAGTTCGGCTTCACCCCGGCGGCGGTCGTCAAGGCGGCCAAGGACTCGCTCAAGGCTGCGACGACGAGCCACGGCGTGCCCTCGGTCCTCGAGACGGCGCCGCGCAAGGACGACGAGACCGGGACCGACGTCGGCACGCCGAAGGACGCGGCCGACAAGGTCGAGGCAGAGAGCGGAGATCGAGCATGAGCATCCCCAGCAAGCCCGCAGCCGTCGAGGCGCTCGACGAGGTCGGCGTCAGCGTCTGGCTCGACGACCTGTCCCGTGAGCGCCTGCGCTCCGGCAACCTCCAGGAGCTCATCGACACCAAGGGGATCGTCGGCGTGACGACGAACCCGTCGATCTTCCAGGCGGCGCTCGCCGAGGGCGAGGCCTACACCGAGCAGCTCGCCGAGCTCGCCGGTCAGGGCAAGGACGTCGACGAGACGGTCTTCGCGCTGACGACCGACGACGTCCGCGAGGCCTGCGACCTCTTCCGCCCGATCTTCGAGGCCACCGACGGCGTCGACGGCCGGGTCTCCATCGAGGTCGACCCGCGCCTGGCCCGCGACAGCGACGCGACGGTCACGGTGGCCCAGCAGCTCTCCGACACGGTCGACCGCCCGCAGGTCTACATCAAGATCCCCGCCACGCAGGAGGGTCTCCCGGCGATCACGAAGACCCTCGCCGCCGGCATCAGCGTCAACGTCACCCTGATCTTCAGCCTCGAGCGCTACCGCGCGGTGATGAACGCCTACCTCGACGGGCTCGAGGACGCGCTCGACGCCGGCAAGGACCTCTCGAGCATCCACTCCGTCGCGTCCTTCTTCGTCTCCCGCGTCGACAGCGAGATCGACAAGCGGCTCGACGAGATCGGCACCGACGAGGCGCTCGCCCTGCGCGGCAAGGCCGGCGTCGCCAACGCGCGCCTGGCCTACCAGGCCTACGAAGAGGTCTTCTCGACCCCGCGCTGGGAGCGGCTCGAGGCCGAGGGGGCCCGCAGGCAGCGGCCGCTGTGGGCCTCGACCGGGGTCAAGAACCCCGACTACCCCGACACCCTCTACGTCGTCGACCTCGCGGCGCCGAACACGGTCAACACCATGCCGGAGAAGACCCTCGACGCGGTCATCGACCATGGCGAGGTCAGGGGTGACCAGGTGAGCGGACGGCACGAGGAGGCGGCGAAGGTCCTCGACGACCTCGACGCGTTCGGCATCTCCTACACCGAGGTCACCGACCTCCTGGAGCGCGAGGGCGTCGAGAAGTTCGAGGCCTCGTGGTCCGAGCTGCTCGAGGGCGTCCAGGTCGAGCTCGACAAGGCGGCCGCGAAGTGAGCGCCCTGTCCGTCACCGCGTCCGGTGCCGCCGCCGACGCCGTCGCCGCCCACGTCCCGACGCTCGTGGCCGACGAGGTCGCGAGCCGGCTCTTCGCGCAGGACCACACCCTGTGGGGACCGGCCGCCGAGGAGGAGTCCGCCAAGCGGCTCGCCTGGGTCGGGCTCGCCCGCTCCTCGCGCCCGCTCGTCGGCGAGATCTCGGCACTGCGTGACGACCTCCGCGAGCGGGGCGTCGACCGGGTGATCCTCTGCGGCATGGGCGGCAGCTCGCTGGCGCCGGAGGTCATCTGCGCCACCGCCGGCGTCCCCCTCGTCGTGCTCGACTCGAGCCACCCCGACGTCGTGCGCGCGGCTGCGAGGGACCTCGAGCGCACCGTCGTCGTCGTCTCGAGCAAGTCCGGCTCCACCGTCGAGACCGACAGCCAGCGGCGGGTCCTCGAGCAGGCCTTCCGCGACGCCGGGATCGACCCCGCCGAGCGCGTCGTCGTCGTCACCGACCCGGGCAGCCCGCTCGACGAGGACGCCCGCGGCAAGGGTTACCGCGTCATCAACGCCGACCCCTCCGTGGGCGGGCGCTACTCCGCGCTCACCGCCTTCGGCCTCGTCCCCTCCGGGCTGGCCGGCGCCGACGTCGAGGAGCTCCTCGACGACGCGGAGTCGGTGACCGACCTGCTCTCCGCCGACGACGAGGCCAACCCCGCACTCCGTCTCGGGGCCGCGATGGCCGGCACGGACCCCCTTCGCGACAAGCTCTACCTCGTCGACCACGGCACCCCGGTCGTCGGCTTCGGCGACTGGGCCGAGCAGCTCATCGCGGAGTCGACCGGCAAGGAGGGCAAGGGCATCCTCCCCGTCGTCCTCGACGCGCCGGGCGACCGTGCGCTGCCCGCCGACGCGACCCTCGTGCGGCTCGTCGGTCCCGACGACGAGACCCCGGACGAGACCGCCGCCCCGTCGGTCATCGACGTCGGCGGCACCCTCGGCGCGCAGCTGCTGCTGTGGGAGGCCGCGACCGCCGTCGCCGGCCGCCTGCTCGGCATCAACCCCTTCGACCAGCCGGACGTCGAGTCCGCCAAGGCGGCCGCCCGCAGCCTCCTCGACGCGAAGGGGGACGCCGTCCTCTCCCCCGACGTCACCGACGGAGCCGTGGAGATCCGCGGCCTCGGCGGCGACTGGCTCGGTCAGGCCGGCACCGTGGCCGAGGCGCTCGACGCCCTGCTCGGGCAGCTCGACGACTCGGGCTACGTCGCCGTCATGGCCTACCTCGACCGGGAGGAGCACGCCGACCTCGCGGAGGTCGCCACGGCGATCGCCGACCGCACGGGCCGGCCGACGACCTTCGGCTGGGGACCGCGCTTCCTCCATTCGACCGGGCAGTACCACAAGGGTGGTCCGGCCGACGGTGTCTTCGTCCAGGTGACCGACGCCCCCCGCGAGGACCTCGCCGTCCCCGGCCGCGACTTCACCCTCGGTGAGTTCATCGCCGCCCAGGCCGGCGGCGACGCCCAGGTGCTCGTCGACCACGGCCGCCCGGTCCTCGCCCTCCACCTCACCGAGCCCTCCGGGGTCCGGTCCGTCCTCGGTGCGGCGCAGGACGGCGCATGAGCCCGGCGCGGGTCACCGCGACGTCCAACCCCCTTCGGGACCCCCGCGACAAGCGGCTCCCGAAGATCGCCGGGCCGTGCAGCCTCGTGCTCTTCGGCGTCACCGGTGACCTCGCCCGCAAGAAGCTGCTGCCGGCGATCTACGACCTCGCCAACCGGGGGCTGCTGCCGCCCGGCTTCAGCCTCGTCGGCTTCGCCCGGCGTGACTGGGAGGACCAGGACTTCGGCAAGATCGTCTACGAGGCGGTCCGCGCACACGCCCGCACGCCCTTCCGCGAGGAGGTGTGGCGCTCGCTGTCCGAGGGCTTCCGCTTCGTGCCAGGGGTCTTCGACGACGACGCCGCCTTCGACCTGCTCACAGCGACGGTGCGCGAGCTCGACGAGCAGCGCGGCACCGGGGGCAACCACGCGTTCTACCTCTCGATCCCGCCTGGATTCTTCGCGACCGTCTGCCAGCAGCTCCAGCGCAGCGGACTGACCTCCGGCGAGAGCGACTCGTGGCGCCGCGTCGTCATCGAGAAGCCCTTCGGCCACGACCTCGAGAGCGCGCGTGAGCTCAACGCGATCGTCGAGGAGGTCTTCCCCGCGGACTCGATCTTCCGGATCGACCACTACCTCGGCAAGGAGACGGTGCAGAACCTCCTCGCGCTGCGCTTCGCCAACCAGATGTTCGAGCCGGTCTGGAACAGCCACTACGTCGACCACGTGCAGATCACGATGGCCGAGGACATCGGCATCGGCGGTCGCGCCGGGTACTACGACGGCATCGGCGCCGCCCGCGACGTCATCCAGAACCACCTCCTCCAGCTGCTCGCGCTCACCGCGATGGAGGAGCCGACCTCCTTCACCGCCGACGCGCTGCGGGCCGAGAAGGAGAAGGTGCTGGGAGCCGTGCGGCTCCCCCGGGACCTCGCCCGGCACACCGCCCGCGGTCAGTACGCCGCGGGCTGGCAGGGCGGCGAGGAGGTCATCGGCTACCGCGAGGAGGAGGGCGTCGACGAGAGCTCGACGACCGAGACCTACGCGGCGATGCGCCTCGACATCGACAACCGCCGCTGGGCGGGCGTCCCCTTCTACCTGCGCACCGGCAAGCGGCTCGGCAAGCGGGTCACCGAGATCGCGGTCGTCTTCCGCCGGGCGCCGCACCTGCCCTTCAACGACACCGAGACCGAGGAGCTGGGGCAGAACGCCGTCGTCATCCGGGTCCAGCCCGACGAGGGCATCACGATGCGCTTCGGCGCGAAGGTCCCCGGCAACCAGATGGAGGTGCGCGACGTGACGATGGACTTCGGCTACGGGCGCGCCTTCACCGAGAAGAGCCCCGAGGCCTACGAGCGCCTCATCCTCGACGTGCTCCTCGGCGACCCGCCGCTCTTCCCCCGGCACGAGGAGGTCGAGCTCTCCTGGGAGATCCTCGACCCGATCGAGCGCTTCTGGGCCAAGCAGCGCGGCATCGACCAGTACCCCGCGGGCACCTGGGGCCCGGACAGCGCCGACGAGATGATGCGGCGCGACGGCCGCGAGTGGAGGATGCCGTGATCGTCGACCTCCCGAGCACCACGACGCAGGCCGTCTCGAAACGGCTCGTCCAGCTCCGCCAGGACGTGGGGGCGATGGCCCTCTCGCGGGTCCTCACGCTCGTCGTCGTCGCCGACGAGGACGACATCGACGAGGCGGTCGAGGTCGCCAACGACGCAAGCCACCAGCACCCGTGCCGGATCGTCGCGGTCGCCCGGGGCAACCGCCGGGGCAAGGCCCGGCTCGACGCGCAGATCCGCCTCGGCGGTGACGCCGGCGCCAGCGAGGTCGTCGTGCTGCGGCTCTACGGCCCGCTCGTCGCCCACGCCCGCAGCGTCGTCATCCCGCTGCTCCTGCCCGACTCCCCCGTCGTGACGTGGTGGCCCAAGGACCCCCCGAAGCACCCGGCGGGGGACCCCGTCGGCGAGATCGCCCAGCGCCGGATCACCGACGTCGCGACCCTGCCGAGCTACGGCTCGACCCTGCGGCGGCTCGCCGAGGCCTACACCGACGGCGACACCGACCTCGCATGGTCCCGGATCACCCTCTGGCGCGGGCTGCTCGCCGCGGCCCTCGACCGGGCTCCCTTCGAGCCGATCACGGGGGCCGTCGTCACCGGGGCGAGCGACTCGCCCTCGGTCGACCTGCTCGCCGGCTGGCTGCAGCACCGGCTGCGCTGCCCCGTCTCCGTCGTGCGCTCACGCAGCCGCACCGGCGTCATCTCGGTCCGGCTCGAGCGGCGCTCGGGCACGATCGACCTCGTGCGCCCGCAGGACGGAGACACCGCCACGCTCGAGCAGACCGGCGAGCCGCCGCGCGCGATCGCACTGGCCCACCGCAGCGACGCCGAGTGCCTCGCCGACGAGCTGAGCCGGCTCGACCCGGACGAGGTGTACGGCGACGCCCTGACCAAGGGGATGTCCAAGATCACCCGGCGTCGCGGCAGGATGTCGGACGCCGTGGCCAAGGGATCGGTCCCCTCCCCCTCGGACAGCCGCAAGGCCGCCGCGAGGCTCGAGGAGGAGGCCGCCGCGACCCTCGCGTCAGCGATGATCGAGGCCGCTCCCGAGCCGAGGAAGAGCTCCAGCGAGCCCAGAGCCGTCAAGAAGGCCGCCCGGCGCAAGCTCTCGCAGAAGGGGACCCGCTGATGCCCGCGCCCGTCGAGATCGTCGTCGAGCGGGACCAGGACGCCCTCGCGACGACCGTCGCCCGCTGTCTCCAGGCCCACCTCGAGCAGGCTCGGGCCGCCGGCCGCCCCGCCGAGATCGGGCTCACCGGCGGGTCGATGGGCAGCGCGACGATGGCCGCCTGGGTGCAGGCCCAGGCCGCGTGCGCCGCCGACCTCTCCGACGTCGCCCTGTGGTGGGGCGACGAGCGCTACCTCCCGGCCGGGGACCCCGACCGCAACGACACCCAGGCCGACGAGGCGGGCCTGGCGCGCCTCGGGCTGCCGGAGAGCGCCGTCCACCGGGTACCGGGCCCTGACTCCAGCGACGACCTCGCGGACGCCGCCGCCCGCTACGCCGCGACGATCCGCTCCGCCGGGCGGGGTGGCTTCGAGGTGCTCATGCTCGGGGTCGGCCCGGACGGGCACGTCGCCTCGCTCTTCCCCGGTCACCCTGCCCAGCAGACGAGCGACGCGATCACCGTCGCCGTGCACGGATCGCCGAAGCCGCCGCCCGAGCGGGTGTCGCTGACCTTCGAGGCGATGGAGCGCAGCCACGAGGTGTGGTTCCTCGTCAGGGGTGGCGACAAGGCCGAGGCCGTGCGGGACGGGGTCGAGGGTGCTCCCCCGGAGGTCTCCAGCGCCGCGCAGGTACGAGGCACGGCGCGCACGGTGTGGTTCCTCGACGAGGAGGCGGCGAGCCTGCTCCGTCGGTGACCGGTCCGCTCAGTCGGTGTCGGTGCCGCGCAGCCGGCGCAGCTCGCCGAGCCGCTCCTCGAGCAGCGCCGCGCCCTCGCTGTCGCTGCGGCGCTCCTTCACGTAGGCCAGGTGGGTCTTGTAGACCTCGGCCTTCGGCGCCGCCGGCGGGTGGTCCTTGTCCTGACCGGCGGGCAGGCCGCACCGGGTGCACTCCCACTGCTCCGGGATCTCCACGCCGGGGTCGACGGAGAAGCTCGGGCGCACCTCGTGGCCGTTGCCGCACCAGTACGAGACGAAGGTCCGGGGTGCGGTGTCGCCGCGCTCCGCCTCGCCCATGGGCCCGGCGCCGACCCGGCTACCCCGGATCGCGTTGCCACCAGCCATGTGGGACTCCTAGGTGTGTGTTCGGAGGCTCTTAGACGTCGAAGCGGTCGATGAGACCCATGCCCACGATGGCGACGAACCACAGCAGGGCGACGACGACGGTGAACCTCGTGAGGTTGCGCTCGGCGACCGAGGACGATCCGAGCGAGGCCGTCATGCCACCACCGAACATGTCGGAGATGCCGCCACCCTTGCCCTTGTGCATGAGGATGAGGAGGGTGAGGATCAGCCCGGTGATCACGACGATCACCTGGAGTGCGATACGAACTGCGTCCACGCGGATGCTTCCTTGGATGCTCGTGAGGTGAAGATGGCCTGCCGGGCAGGATACCTGCCCGGCACGCCTCAGGCCGTCAGGTGCTGCTGGTAGCGGCAGATCGCGGAGAACTCCTCGGCCTCGAGCGAGGCACCGCCGACGAGCGCGCCGTCGACGTCCTCACCGGCCATGATCGCCGCGACGTTGCCGGACTTCACCGAGCCGCCGTAGAGCACCCGGATCCCCGCGGCGATCTCGGGCGAGGCGATCTCCGCGAGGGTCTCGCGCACCGCGGCGCAGACCTCCTGGGCGTCCTCGGGGGTGGCGACCTCGCCGGTGCCGATGGCCCACACGGGCTCGTAGGCGACGACGACGCTCTTGAGCTGCTCCTCGGTCAGACCCGCGAGCGAGCCCTTGACCTGGGCGACGACGTGCTCGACGTGGGTGCCTGCCTGACGGATCTCGAGGCCCTCGCCGACGCAGACGATCGGGACGAGCCCGTGGCGGTAGGCGGCGGCCGCCTTGGCGGCCACGACCTCGTCGCTCTCCGCGTGGTACTCGCGGCGCTCGCTGTGGCCGACGACGACGTAGGTGCAGCCGAGCTTGGCGAGGAAGGCTCCGGAGATCTCACCGGTGTAGGCGCCGGAGTCGTGCTGGGAAAGGTCCTGCGCCCCGTAGCGGAGCGCGAGCTTGTCTCCGTCGACGAGCGTCTGGACCGAGCGCAGGTCGGTGAAGGGCGGGACCACGACCACCTCGACGGCACCGAAGTCGTGCCGACCGTCACGCAGGGTCCAGTCGAGCTTCTGCACGAGGTGCGCGGCCTGCATGTGGTCGAGATTCATCTTCCAGTTGCCCGCCATGAGCGGGGTGCGCGTCGCCATCAGTTCTTCTCCTCGTGGATGGACAGGCCGGGCAGCTCCTTGCCCTCGAGGTACTCGAGGGAGGCGCCACCCCCGGTGCTGATGTGGCCAAAGTCCGAGTCGGCGAAGCCGAGCTGGCGGACCGCGGCGGCGGAGTCGCCACCGCCGACGACGGTGAGGGCTCCCCCCTTCGTCGCCTCGACGAGCGCCGCGGCGACGGCCTTCGTGCCGGCCGCGTAGGGGGCCATCTCGAACGCGCCCATCGGGCCGTTCCAGAAGACGGTCCTGCAGTCACGGAGCTTCTCGGCGAAGGCCGTCCCGGACTCGGGGCCGATGTCCAGGCCCATCCGGTCGGCGGGGATGGCGTCCGCGGCGACGACCTCGTGGTCGGCGTCGGCGGAGAACTCGGTAGCGGCGACGACGTCGGTCGGCAGGACGATCTCGACCCCGTCCCGCTTGGCCCGCTCGAGGTACTCGCGGACGGTGTCGAGCTGGTCCTCCTCGAGGAGGCTCTTGCCGACCTCGTGGCCCTGGGCCTTGAGGAAGGTGAAGACCATGCCGCCGCCGATGATCAGGCGGTCGGCCGTGCCGAGCAGGTTGTCGATGACCCCGAGCTTGTCGGAGACCTTGGCGCCGCCGAGGACGACCGCGTAGGGACGCGCGGGGTCCTCGGTGAGGCGACGCAGCACGTCGACCTCGGCCTGGACGAGACCGCCGAGGGCCGCGGGGACGCGGGTGGCGATGTCGTA
Proteins encoded:
- a CDS encoding phosphoglycerate kinase — translated: MKTIADLGDLRGKRVLVRSDLNVPLDGETITDDGRIRASVPTIKSLSEAGARVVVCAHLGRPKGSPDPRYSLRPVAARLGELLGQDVTFVEETVGQVAASAVAGLGDGDVALLENLRFNAGETSKDEGERGEFADALATLADAYVSDGFGVVHRKQASVYDIATRVPAALGGLVQAEVDVLRRLTEDPARPYAVVLGGAKVSDKLGVIDNLLGTADRLIIGGGMVFTFLKAQGHEVGKSLLEEDQLDTVREYLERAKRDGVEIVLPTDVVAATEFSADADHEVVAADAIPADRMGLDIGPESGTAFAEKLRDCRTVFWNGPMGAFEMAPYAAGTKAVAAALVEATKGGALTVVGGGDSAAAVRQLGFADSDFGHISTGGGASLEYLEGKELPGLSIHEEKN